The following are encoded in a window of Streptomyces sp. Go-475 genomic DNA:
- a CDS encoding GntR family transcriptional regulator, with protein sequence MAPRHTPALPVLGSRKPSHRERVADALRAALIAGELRPGEIYSAPGLAARFGVSATPVREAMLDLAKEGLVDTVPNKGFRVTAVSEKQLDEYTHIRALIEIPTTAGLAVTADPEALEALRPVAREIVTSAAAGDLIAYVEADLRFHLGLLALAGNDHLVDVVRDLRRRSRLYGLTALVEQGRLEASAEEHLEILDALLARDEEAVRAVMTRHLGHVRGLWAAP encoded by the coding sequence GCTGGGCAGCAGGAAACCCAGCCACCGGGAGCGGGTCGCGGACGCGCTGCGGGCCGCCCTGATCGCCGGTGAACTGCGCCCCGGCGAGATCTACTCGGCGCCCGGCCTCGCCGCCCGCTTCGGCGTCTCCGCCACGCCCGTGCGCGAGGCCATGCTCGACCTCGCCAAGGAGGGCCTGGTCGACACCGTGCCCAACAAGGGCTTCCGGGTCACCGCCGTCTCCGAGAAGCAGCTCGACGAGTACACGCACATCCGGGCGCTGATCGAGATCCCCACCACGGCCGGCCTCGCGGTCACCGCCGACCCGGAGGCCCTGGAGGCGCTCCGCCCGGTCGCCCGGGAGATCGTCACCTCCGCCGCGGCCGGTGACCTGATCGCCTACGTCGAGGCCGACCTGCGCTTCCACCTCGGCCTGCTCGCCCTCGCGGGCAACGACCACCTCGTCGACGTCGTCCGCGACCTCAGACGCCGCTCCCGGCTCTACGGGCTGACCGCGCTGGTGGAACAGGGGCGGCTGGAGGCGTCCGCCGAGGAGCACCTGGAGATCCTGGACGCCCTGCTCGCCCGGGACGAGGAGGCCGTACGCGCGGTGATGACCCGGCACCTGGGGCATGTCCGGGGCCTGTGGGCCGCACCCTGA
- a CDS encoding ABC transporter ATP-binding protein, whose protein sequence is MLDVHGLRKVYEGSGRRTEAVRDLTFTVEAGELVCLVGPSGCGKTTLLKCVGGLLAPTSGEVRLAGRRVDGPPPGTAFVFQEYGRSLFPWMRVGQNVELPLKQKKLSRERRRALVADALESVGLADASGAYPWQLSGGMQQRVAIARALAYEPEVLLMDEPFAAVDAQTRADLEDLVRRLWRERGITILFVTHDIDEAVYLGERVIVLSASPTVVQEQLKVDLPAERDQVRTRVSPRFAELRTRVYEQIQAAKLGR, encoded by the coding sequence ATGCTCGACGTACACGGCCTGCGGAAGGTCTACGAGGGTTCCGGTCGGCGGACCGAGGCGGTGCGCGACCTGACCTTCACCGTGGAGGCGGGCGAACTGGTCTGTCTCGTGGGCCCGTCGGGCTGCGGCAAGACGACGCTGCTGAAGTGCGTCGGCGGCCTGCTCGCCCCCACGTCCGGTGAGGTGCGGCTCGCGGGCCGCAGGGTCGACGGGCCGCCGCCCGGGACGGCGTTCGTCTTCCAGGAGTACGGCCGCAGCCTCTTCCCGTGGATGCGGGTCGGGCAGAACGTCGAACTGCCCCTGAAGCAGAAGAAGCTGAGCAGGGAACGGCGTCGCGCGCTGGTGGCGGACGCGCTGGAGTCGGTGGGGCTCGCGGACGCCTCCGGGGCGTATCCGTGGCAGCTGTCGGGCGGGATGCAGCAGCGGGTCGCCATCGCCCGGGCCCTGGCGTACGAGCCCGAGGTGCTGCTGATGGACGAGCCGTTCGCGGCGGTGGACGCGCAGACCCGGGCCGATCTGGAGGACCTGGTGCGGCGGCTGTGGCGGGAGCGCGGCATCACGATCCTGTTCGTCACGCATGACATCGACGAGGCGGTGTACCTGGGCGAGCGGGTGATCGTGCTGTCCGCCTCGCCCACCGTCGTCCAGGAGCAGCTGAAGGTCGATCTGCCGGCCGAGCGGGATCAGGTGCGCACCCGCGTGTCCCCGCGCTTCGCCGAGTTGCGGACCCGGGTGTACGAGCAGATCCAGGCGGCGAAGCTCGGCCGTTGA
- a CDS encoding ABC transporter permease subunit: MRPVLLRLAFAVALPAVLVAVWWVASAGSTNVYWPPLRTILGTFPDVWTAERLRADVGPSVLRLAAGYATAAVAGVALGTVVGSYRRVRAVCEPVLEFLRAVPPPVLVPVIMLFAGIGDTMKIVVIASGCVWPILLNTVEGVRAVDPVMAETARCYGITGPARLREVVLRSASPQIFAGLRQALSIGIILMVISEMFAASNGLGFTIVQFQRGFAIPDMWTGILLLGLLGFLLSVLFRLVERRVLGWYHGLREAGRRSP; the protein is encoded by the coding sequence GTGAGGCCGGTGCTGCTGCGGCTGGCGTTCGCGGTCGCTCTGCCCGCGGTGCTGGTGGCCGTCTGGTGGGTGGCCTCGGCCGGCAGCACGAACGTCTACTGGCCGCCGCTGCGCACGATCCTCGGCACCTTCCCGGACGTCTGGACGGCCGAGCGGCTGCGCGCGGACGTGGGGCCCAGTGTGCTGCGGCTGGCGGCGGGCTACGCCACGGCGGCCGTCGCGGGGGTCGCGCTCGGCACGGTCGTCGGCTCCTACCGGCGGGTGCGGGCGGTGTGCGAGCCGGTGCTGGAGTTCCTGCGGGCGGTGCCGCCGCCGGTGCTGGTGCCGGTGATCATGCTGTTCGCGGGGATCGGCGACACGATGAAGATCGTGGTGATCGCGAGCGGCTGCGTGTGGCCGATCCTGCTGAACACGGTCGAGGGCGTCCGCGCGGTCGACCCGGTCATGGCCGAGACGGCTCGCTGCTACGGCATCACGGGCCCGGCCCGGCTGCGGGAGGTGGTGCTGCGCTCGGCGAGCCCGCAGATCTTCGCGGGTCTGCGCCAGGCGCTGTCGATCGGGATCATCCTCATGGTGATCAGCGAGATGTTCGCGGCGAGCAACGGCCTCGGCTTCACCATCGTGCAGTTCCAGCGCGGTTTCGCGATCCCCGACATGTGGACCGGGATCCTGCTGCTCGGCCTGCTCGGCTTTCTCCTCTCGGTCCTGTTCCGGCTGGTCGAGCGGCGGGTGCTCGGCTGGTACCACGGCCTGCGCGAGGCCGGCCGGCGGTCCCCGTGA
- a CDS encoding ABC transporter permease, protein MKGADAALGAAGLAAFLVLCEAVPRLGLVDDAYFPPAGRVADALGRELADPAFWSALGDTLTGWALGLAIAVGAGVLMGVVISVVPYLREATASTIEFLRPIPSVALIPLAVLLYGTELRSVLLLVVYAAFWQVLIQVLYGVRDVDPVAEETARSYGLGPWARVRHVLWPTALPYVMTGVRLAAAVALILAVTAELVIGAPGLGARIAVAQTSQAVPEMYALIVVTGALGLLINVGARSVERRALAWHQSVRGEVAV, encoded by the coding sequence GTGAAGGGCGCCGACGCGGCACTCGGCGCGGCCGGGCTCGCGGCGTTCCTCGTGCTGTGCGAGGCCGTGCCGCGGCTCGGCCTGGTCGACGACGCCTACTTCCCGCCGGCCGGCCGGGTCGCGGACGCGCTCGGCCGGGAACTGGCCGACCCCGCCTTCTGGTCGGCGCTCGGCGACACCCTCACCGGCTGGGCCCTGGGGCTGGCGATCGCGGTGGGCGCCGGGGTGCTCATGGGCGTGGTGATCTCGGTGGTGCCGTATCTGCGCGAGGCGACCGCCTCGACGATCGAGTTCCTGCGGCCCATTCCGTCGGTCGCGCTGATCCCCCTGGCGGTGCTGCTGTACGGCACGGAGCTGCGCTCGGTGCTGCTGCTGGTCGTGTACGCCGCGTTCTGGCAGGTGCTGATCCAGGTCCTGTACGGCGTCCGGGACGTCGACCCGGTGGCGGAGGAGACGGCACGCTCGTACGGCCTGGGCCCCTGGGCGCGGGTGCGGCACGTGCTGTGGCCGACGGCGCTGCCGTACGTCATGACCGGGGTGCGGCTGGCGGCGGCCGTGGCGCTGATCCTCGCCGTCACCGCCGAACTGGTCATCGGGGCACCGGGGCTGGGCGCCCGGATCGCGGTCGCGCAGACCTCGCAGGCGGTGCCGGAGATGTACGCGCTGATCGTGGTGACCGGGGCGCTCGGGCTGCTGATCAACGTCGGGGCCCGGTCGGTGGAGCGGCGGGCGCTGGCCTGGCACCAGTCGGTGCGCGGGGAGGTGGCGGTGTGA
- a CDS encoding ABC transporter substrate-binding protein, translating to MRRLLVGLTALSVLAAVTACGSSDPDGADRAGESGGTKVKVGIVPILDVAPVYLGQKRGFYAKRGIELELTPAQGGAAIVPGVVSGQFQFGFSNTTSLLVAQSRNMPVKAVANGVASTGKDGADFAAVTVKKGSPLTSAKQLEGRKTAVNTLNNICDTSVRESVRKAGGDPAKVEFVEMPFDQMPAALDGGQVDAACTPEPALATVKAAGGREIASNFHDVSPDLTVAMYFTSQQYAAKNPDLVKKFQEATAESLKYADGHPEEVRQILTTYTKIPGTLLEKLTLPRWPAQPDRASIERLAELGERDGLFERTPDLDKLLP from the coding sequence ATGCGTCGTCTGCTCGTCGGCCTCACGGCCTTGTCCGTCCTGGCCGCCGTCACCGCCTGCGGCTCGTCCGACCCCGACGGGGCGGACCGGGCGGGCGAGTCCGGCGGAACCAAGGTCAAGGTGGGCATCGTGCCCATCCTGGACGTCGCACCCGTCTACCTGGGCCAGAAGCGGGGCTTCTACGCGAAACGCGGCATCGAGCTGGAGCTGACCCCGGCCCAGGGCGGTGCCGCCATCGTGCCCGGAGTCGTCTCCGGCCAGTTCCAGTTCGGCTTCAGCAACACGACGTCGCTGCTGGTCGCCCAGTCCAGGAACATGCCCGTGAAGGCCGTGGCCAACGGGGTCGCGTCCACCGGCAAGGACGGCGCCGACTTCGCGGCCGTCACCGTGAAGAAGGGCTCTCCCCTCACCTCCGCCAAGCAGTTGGAGGGCCGGAAGACAGCGGTGAACACCCTCAACAACATCTGTGACACCTCGGTCCGGGAGTCGGTCCGCAAGGCCGGGGGTGACCCCGCGAAGGTCGAGTTCGTCGAGATGCCCTTCGACCAGATGCCCGCCGCGCTGGACGGCGGTCAGGTCGACGCGGCCTGCACCCCGGAGCCCGCGCTCGCCACCGTCAAGGCCGCGGGCGGCAGGGAGATCGCCTCGAACTTCCACGACGTGTCACCGGACCTCACCGTGGCCATGTACTTCACCTCCCAGCAGTACGCCGCCAAGAACCCGGACCTCGTGAAGAAGTTCCAGGAGGCCACCGCGGAGTCCCTGAAGTACGCCGACGGCCACCCGGAGGAGGTCCGGCAGATCCTCACCACGTACACGAAGATCCCCGGCACCCTGCTGGAGAAGCTGACCCTGCCCCGCTGGCCCGCCCAGCCGGACCGCGCCTCCATCGAGCGGCTGGCCGAACTGGGCGAGCGGGACGGGCTGTTCGAGCGGACCCCGGACCTGGACAAGCTGCTGCCGTGA
- a CDS encoding PDR/VanB family oxidoreductase, with product MSVYEAELVVGRREPAADGVLALTLRHPLGEPLPAWEPGAHVDVLLGPGLERQYSLCGDPADRTAWRIAVLREPDRRGGSAHVHERVAEGDEIRVRGPRNNFRLEPAPRYRFVAGGIGITPILPMLAAAEAAGAEWTLLYGGRTRASMAFGEELARYGDRVTIAPEDETGLLDLPSVLDDVPEDTLVYCCGPGPLLDAVEARCPSGVLRVERFRPKEQETGGATEFEVELARSGRTLTVTPDVSVLDAVRAAGVEVLYSCTEGTCGTCETDVLDGEPDHRDSVLTDEERAAGETMLICVSRCRGKRLVLDL from the coding sequence ATGAGCGTGTACGAAGCCGAACTCGTCGTCGGCCGCCGGGAGCCGGCGGCCGACGGGGTGCTGGCCCTCACCCTGCGCCACCCGCTGGGCGAGCCGCTCCCGGCCTGGGAGCCGGGCGCCCACGTCGACGTCCTGCTCGGCCCCGGCCTGGAGCGGCAGTACTCGCTCTGCGGCGACCCTGCGGACCGGACGGCCTGGCGGATCGCGGTGCTGCGCGAGCCGGACAGGCGGGGCGGCTCGGCCCATGTGCACGAGCGGGTGGCCGAGGGCGACGAGATCCGCGTGCGCGGGCCCCGCAACAACTTCCGCCTGGAGCCCGCCCCCCGCTACCGCTTCGTCGCGGGCGGCATCGGCATCACCCCGATCCTGCCCATGCTGGCGGCGGCCGAGGCCGCGGGCGCCGAGTGGACGCTGCTGTACGGCGGACGCACCCGCGCGTCGATGGCGTTCGGCGAGGAACTGGCGCGCTACGGGGACCGGGTGACGATCGCGCCCGAGGACGAGACGGGGCTGCTGGACCTGCCCTCGGTGCTGGACGACGTGCCCGAGGACACCCTCGTCTACTGCTGCGGCCCCGGGCCGCTGCTGGACGCGGTCGAGGCCCGGTGCCCGTCCGGGGTGCTGCGCGTCGAGCGGTTCCGGCCGAAGGAGCAGGAGACCGGCGGCGCCACCGAGTTCGAGGTGGAGCTGGCGCGCAGCGGCCGGACCCTCACCGTCACACCGGACGTGTCCGTGCTGGACGCCGTGCGCGCCGCGGGCGTCGAGGTGCTGTACTCCTGCACCGAGGGCACCTGCGGCACCTGCGAGACCGACGTCCTCGACGGCGAACCCGACCACCGGGACTCGGTGCTCACCGACGAGGAGCGCGCGGCGGGCGAGACCATGCTCATCTGTGTGTCCCGCTGCCGCGGGAAGCGGCTCGTGCTGGACCTCTGA
- a CDS encoding aromatic ring-hydroxylating dioxygenase subunit alpha, producing MPHMTAFARNQWYVAAYSHEVGRELLGRTILGETLVLYRTEEDGTPVVLHDRCVHRRYPLSEAPTRLDGDRIVCGYHGFTYDTTGTCVYVPGQKRVPRTARVASYPVVEQDSLIWVWIGDPALADAQVIPRARHLDSPGWVTVRGMEPIDCDYGLLVDNLLDLSHETYLHGGYIGTPEVAETPITTEVDEGAGIVRVSRHMDDAECPPFYAKSTGIEGRITRWQDIEYHAPCLYLLHSRIAPVGVLPEPDGSDPNGFHTEITYCITPSGDGKVYDFWAVSRDWATDDAEVTEFLRGNNHTVVMQDVTALNLMQKTLGTERTGYQELSINIDTGGLAARRILARLVEQGEKPVEKVQ from the coding sequence ATGCCTCACATGACCGCCTTCGCCAGGAACCAGTGGTACGTCGCCGCCTACAGCCACGAGGTCGGGCGGGAGTTGCTCGGACGGACGATCCTCGGTGAGACGCTGGTGCTGTACCGGACCGAGGAGGACGGCACTCCGGTCGTCCTGCACGACCGGTGCGTGCACCGCCGCTACCCGCTGTCCGAGGCCCCGACCCGCCTCGACGGGGACCGGATCGTGTGCGGGTACCACGGCTTCACGTACGACACGACCGGCACGTGCGTGTACGTGCCGGGGCAGAAACGGGTGCCGCGCACGGCCCGGGTCGCCTCCTACCCCGTCGTCGAGCAGGACTCGCTGATCTGGGTGTGGATCGGCGACCCGGCACTCGCCGACGCGCAGGTCATCCCGCGGGCCAGGCACCTCGACTCCCCCGGCTGGGTGACCGTGCGCGGCATGGAGCCCATCGACTGCGACTACGGCCTGCTCGTCGACAACCTCCTCGACCTCTCCCACGAGACGTATCTGCACGGCGGGTACATCGGCACCCCCGAGGTCGCCGAGACACCCATCACCACGGAGGTCGACGAGGGCGCCGGCATCGTCCGGGTCAGCCGGCACATGGACGACGCAGAGTGCCCGCCCTTCTACGCCAAGTCGACCGGCATCGAGGGCCGGATCACCCGCTGGCAGGACATCGAGTACCACGCGCCCTGCCTGTACCTGCTGCACAGCCGCATCGCCCCGGTCGGCGTGCTCCCCGAGCCGGACGGCAGCGATCCGAACGGCTTCCACACGGAGATCACGTACTGCATCACGCCGTCCGGCGACGGCAAGGTGTACGACTTCTGGGCCGTCTCCCGGGACTGGGCGACGGACGACGCCGAGGTCACCGAGTTCCTGCGCGGCAACAACCACACGGTCGTGATGCAGGACGTCACCGCCCTCAACCTGATGCAGAAGACGCTCGGCACCGAGCGCACCGGCTACCAGGAGCTGAGCATCAACATCGACACCGGCGGCCTGGCCGCGCGCCGCATCCTCGCCCGGCTGGTGGAGCAGGGCGAGAAGCCCGTGGAGAAGGTCCAGTGA
- a CDS encoding DoxX family protein translates to MNVFLWILQGVLAALFVAAGVTKSTQPREKLMSQLPWVSDVSTPVVRLIGVAELAGGLGLILPGAFDIATVLTPLAATGLAVIMVLAMGLHARRKEPQAIGFNAILLIVAAVIMWGRFGPYSF, encoded by the coding sequence ATGAACGTGTTCCTGTGGATCCTGCAGGGCGTCCTCGCCGCGCTGTTCGTGGCCGCCGGCGTCACCAAGTCCACCCAGCCCCGCGAAAAGCTCATGTCCCAGCTGCCGTGGGTCAGTGACGTCTCGACACCCGTGGTGCGTCTGATCGGCGTCGCCGAACTCGCCGGCGGCCTCGGGCTGATACTGCCGGGTGCTTTCGACATCGCCACCGTGCTCACCCCGCTGGCCGCCACCGGCTTGGCTGTGATCATGGTCCTGGCCATGGGCCTCCACGCCCGCCGCAAGGAGCCGCAGGCCATCGGGTTCAACGCGATCCTGCTCATCGTCGCCGCGGTCATCATGTGGGGCCGGTTCGGGCCCTACTCCTTCTGA
- a CDS encoding SDR family oxidoreductase: MPSIAIVGAGPGMGLAIARTFGSRGYDVALIARNRAKLDDLVARLTAEGITAAAFPADVLDHDALTQALKDAATRFGGIDVLEHSPSPGNGSMSSMNLTSPSQTSPSDVQGWIDFLLHSAITATQAVLPAMREAGTGTLLFTNGAGSVDPIPMLGNVNPAQAALRNWVLNLHKELAGTGIQAAHVAIGVWIGAGGPPEIPTAEAEDIAPLYWDLHTRRDEAERVFTG, encoded by the coding sequence ATGCCCAGCATCGCCATCGTCGGCGCCGGCCCCGGAATGGGCCTCGCCATCGCCCGCACCTTCGGCTCGCGCGGCTACGACGTCGCCCTCATCGCCCGCAACCGCGCCAAGCTCGACGACCTCGTCGCCCGGCTCACCGCCGAGGGCATCACCGCCGCCGCGTTCCCGGCGGACGTGCTCGACCACGACGCGCTGACCCAGGCCCTCAAGGACGCCGCCACCCGCTTCGGCGGCATCGACGTCCTGGAGCACTCCCCCTCTCCGGGCAACGGCTCCATGAGCTCCATGAACCTCACCTCCCCGTCCCAGACCAGCCCCTCCGATGTACAGGGATGGATCGACTTCCTGCTCCACAGCGCCATCACCGCCACCCAGGCCGTCCTGCCCGCGATGCGTGAGGCCGGCACGGGCACCCTGCTCTTCACCAACGGCGCCGGCTCGGTCGACCCCATCCCGATGCTCGGCAACGTCAACCCCGCCCAGGCGGCGCTGCGCAACTGGGTGCTCAACCTGCACAAGGAGCTGGCCGGCACCGGTATCCAGGCCGCGCACGTCGCCATCGGCGTGTGGATCGGCGCGGGCGGCCCTCCCGAAATCCCGACCGCCGAGGCCGAGGACATCGCCCCTCTCTACTGGGACCTGCACACCCGACGCGACGAAGCCGAGCGCGTCTTCACCGGCTAA
- a CDS encoding zinc-binding dehydrogenase: MAASSVNGFGLGTVAGYLHGMMEHRFPLIRARTPPAPSRQSVRVSRAQYVAVPAAIGIAHRPDGVLVRDAGALGLAGTAAFGGVALLGPLEGRTVLISGATGGVGAIAVRLAAARGARVIATAMSGSESGFVSALTDAEVTVIDYTQDVTAQVRAIAPDGVDAVLHLAGDLAELTALTRDGGAVASALTVPEASETASCRPP, translated from the coding sequence GTGGCCGCGTCCTCGGTGAACGGGTTCGGCCTGGGCACGGTGGCCGGATACCTGCACGGCATGATGGAGCACCGCTTCCCGCTGATCCGGGCAAGGACTCCGCCGGCACCGTCGAGGCAGTCGGTGAGGGTGTCGAGGGCGCAGTACGTCGCCGTTCCCGCTGCCATCGGCATCGCCCACCGGCCCGACGGGGTCTTGGTGCGTGACGCCGGCGCGCTCGGGCTGGCGGGCACCGCCGCCTTCGGCGGTGTCGCCCTGCTCGGCCCGCTGGAGGGCAGGACGGTGCTGATCTCCGGTGCCACCGGCGGCGTGGGTGCCATCGCCGTACGGCTGGCCGCGGCCCGGGGCGCGAGGGTGATCGCCACGGCCATGTCGGGTTCCGAGAGCGGCTTCGTCTCGGCGCTGACCGACGCCGAGGTGACCGTCATCGACTACACCCAGGACGTGACCGCTCAGGTCCGGGCGATCGCCCCGGACGGCGTGGACGCGGTGCTGCACCTCGCCGGCGACCTGGCCGAGCTCACCGCGCTCACCCGCGACGGCGGCGCCGTCGCCTCCGCCCTCACCGTCCCCGAGGCCTCGGAGACCGCAAGCTGCAGACCGCCATGA
- a CDS encoding TetR/AcrR family transcriptional regulator, producing MNLGAQSSDDPAAQPLRSDAERNRARILAAARTVFRRDGLHASMASVAREAGVGIATLFRRFPTKEDLVAAVFADRMDAYVDAVGVALDDPDPWRGLAGFIETACAMQAADYGFADVLTMSFPTAKALEERRDQAYEGVVQLIGRAKAAGRLREDFSPEDLVLVHMATVGVVNATGDAAPDAWKRVVALMLQSFEAPARGPLPDPPEPRALYQAMLRAGRACSASPEPGRKD from the coding sequence ATGAACCTTGGCGCCCAATCCAGCGATGACCCTGCCGCACAGCCGCTCCGCAGCGACGCCGAGCGCAACCGCGCACGGATACTCGCCGCCGCGCGCACGGTCTTCAGGCGTGACGGCCTGCATGCCTCCATGGCTTCCGTGGCCCGCGAGGCGGGGGTGGGCATCGCCACTCTGTTCCGCCGGTTCCCGACAAAGGAAGACCTGGTAGCCGCGGTCTTCGCCGACCGTATGGACGCCTACGTCGACGCGGTCGGCGTCGCCCTCGACGACCCCGATCCCTGGCGCGGTCTCGCGGGGTTCATCGAAACCGCCTGCGCGATGCAGGCCGCCGATTACGGCTTCGCCGACGTGCTGACCATGTCCTTCCCCACAGCCAAGGCTCTGGAGGAGCGCCGAGACCAGGCGTACGAGGGCGTCGTCCAGCTCATCGGCCGCGCCAAGGCCGCAGGACGCCTGCGTGAGGACTTCAGCCCCGAGGACCTGGTGCTGGTGCACATGGCCACTGTCGGCGTCGTCAACGCCACCGGCGACGCTGCTCCCGACGCCTGGAAACGCGTCGTCGCCCTGATGCTCCAGTCCTTCGAGGCCCCCGCCCGCGGCCCCCTGCCGGACCCGCCCGAGCCCCGCGCCCTCTACCAAGCCATGCTCCGTGCCGGTCGGGCGTGCTCCGCCTCGCCGGAACCCGGGAGGAAGGACTGA
- a CDS encoding GNAT family N-acetyltransferase, with product MRSGDTAVLDDPVGESLRGHHAALARRLGRAAAYVPEVATFSAVSSAADAADWADLAELLGRGGLADLFSSRATPPRDWEPVFVMEGRQMVWPCGGRPGLPRAETDTGVVELGAADVPEMLDLTARTQPGPFWPRTHELGTYLGVRAGGRLVAMAGERLRPPGWTEISAVCTAPEARGQGHAARLVNALATRVLSRGERPFLHVAETNTAAIALYERLGFESRKRVTFRGFRTP from the coding sequence ATGAGGAGCGGGGACACCGCCGTACTCGACGACCCGGTGGGCGAGTCACTGCGCGGTCACCACGCGGCTCTCGCCCGCCGGCTCGGCCGCGCCGCCGCATACGTACCGGAGGTCGCGACCTTCTCGGCGGTGTCCTCCGCCGCGGATGCGGCGGACTGGGCCGACCTCGCCGAACTGCTCGGCCGCGGCGGTCTCGCCGACCTGTTCAGCTCCCGGGCGACCCCGCCGCGCGATTGGGAGCCGGTGTTCGTCATGGAGGGCCGGCAGATGGTCTGGCCCTGCGGCGGCCGGCCCGGTCTGCCCCGGGCCGAAACCGACACCGGCGTGGTCGAACTCGGCGCGGCCGATGTGCCCGAGATGCTCGACCTCACCGCGCGGACCCAGCCCGGGCCGTTCTGGCCGCGCACCCACGAACTCGGCACCTACCTCGGCGTCCGCGCCGGCGGACGGCTGGTGGCCATGGCGGGCGAACGGCTCCGGCCGCCGGGCTGGACCGAGATCAGCGCCGTCTGCACGGCCCCCGAGGCACGCGGGCAAGGCCACGCCGCCCGCCTGGTGAACGCGCTCGCCACACGCGTGCTGTCCCGGGGCGAACGGCCGTTCCTGCATGTGGCGGAGACGAACACCGCCGCGATCGCCCTCTACGAACGGCTCGGCTTCGAGAGCAGGAAGCGGGTGACCTTCCGCGGCTTCCGTACGCCGTGA
- a CDS encoding MFS transporter: MDVTETKTASPPTERPVRQLLAASVGNAVEWYDWYAYTFLATYIAAQVFPKSADNSLVPLLSTFAVFAVGFFMRPVGGLLMGAVADRHGRRAALTVTILLMGGSSLLVGLTPTYASVGVLAPVILVLARLLQGLSVGGEFAASTTFLVESAGPGRRGLFSSFQYVSTTVGQLVASGIATLLVDTLSDGQMNGWGWRVPFVLGAVLSLVGFWIRQGAQETRSAEQQRAPRPGLFEALRRHPRESLLIGGITAGGTIAYYTWTSYLPTYAELNAGVEKSDALLAGTISLAFFALLQPLGGLLSDRFGRRPLLLFFGLGFALLAVPLLHTLRDSFAVLLLVQCAGMVLLTGFTSISAAVNAEIFPPRVRAAGIGFPYSLTVALFGGTAPYVGTLFKEQGHAGLFPWYVAVICLVSSVVYLRLPETAHASLRR, encoded by the coding sequence ATGGACGTGACAGAGACGAAGACGGCTTCCCCGCCCACCGAACGGCCCGTCCGCCAGCTCCTCGCCGCCTCCGTGGGCAACGCGGTGGAGTGGTACGACTGGTACGCCTACACGTTTCTGGCCACGTACATCGCCGCCCAGGTCTTCCCGAAGAGCGCGGACAACTCGCTGGTGCCGCTGCTGTCCACGTTCGCGGTCTTCGCGGTGGGCTTCTTCATGCGGCCGGTCGGCGGGCTGCTGATGGGCGCGGTCGCGGACCGGCACGGGCGGCGGGCCGCGCTGACGGTCACCATCCTGCTGATGGGCGGCAGCAGCCTGCTGGTCGGGCTGACGCCGACGTACGCGTCGGTGGGCGTGCTGGCGCCGGTGATCCTCGTCCTCGCGCGGCTGCTGCAGGGCCTGTCCGTGGGCGGCGAGTTCGCGGCCTCGACGACCTTCCTGGTCGAGTCGGCGGGGCCCGGTCGGCGCGGGCTGTTCTCCAGCTTCCAGTACGTGTCGACGACCGTGGGGCAGCTGGTCGCCTCGGGCATCGCCACGCTGCTCGTGGACACGCTGAGCGACGGGCAGATGAACGGCTGGGGCTGGCGGGTGCCGTTCGTGCTCGGGGCCGTGCTGAGCCTGGTCGGCTTCTGGATCCGGCAGGGCGCGCAGGAGACCCGCAGCGCCGAGCAGCAGCGGGCGCCGCGCCCCGGGCTGTTCGAGGCGCTGCGCCGGCATCCGCGCGAGTCGCTCCTCATCGGCGGCATCACGGCGGGCGGCACCATCGCCTACTACACGTGGACGTCGTACCTGCCGACGTACGCCGAACTCAACGCGGGCGTCGAGAAGTCGGACGCGCTGCTCGCGGGCACCATCTCACTGGCCTTCTTCGCCCTGCTGCAGCCGCTCGGCGGGCTGCTCTCGGACCGCTTCGGCCGCCGCCCCCTGCTGCTCTTCTTCGGCCTGGGCTTCGCGCTGCTCGCCGTGCCGCTGCTGCACACCCTGCGCGACTCCTTCGCCGTACTGCTGCTCGTGCAGTGCGCCGGCATGGTGCTGCTGACCGGCTTCACCTCGATCAGCGCGGCCGTGAACGCGGAGATCTTCCCGCCCCGGGTCCGCGCGGCCGGCATCGGCTTCCCGTACTCCCTGACGGTGGCCCTCTTCGGCGGTACGGCCCCCTACGTCGGCACGCTGTTCAAGGAGCAGGGGCACGCGGGGCTGTTCCCCTGGTACGTCGCGGTGATCTGCCTGGTGTCGTCGGTGGTGTACCTGCGGTTGCCGGAGACGGCTCACGCGTCGCTGCGGCGGTGA